Proteins encoded together in one Myxocyprinus asiaticus isolate MX2 ecotype Aquarium Trade chromosome 9, UBuf_Myxa_2, whole genome shotgun sequence window:
- the LOC127446168 gene encoding fidgetin-like protein 2 — protein MMQWSSEWAEQHYDVSSTTSPPVHPKPLAYPQPSRPGFSGYNDDISALSASSLLKRYAERYSFTSAIPEHGTFLRSEQHQETWPLGYSMEGSHGLDAFKGTLGTGSDLPEQQYSGGPTSQDYPSSYTRQHLLPKPRYLPSPAFALPSAYLPPTPGYAYPQQCSLTASYPHSTPSLLPSGLHTPTPLNPTVSSHSSAELPRNRKFGFDQPKTARVSPYMIREKGDQQTSDGGSVNESCGTDIQSYRPERLSTQSDLETDSVGKTSHLRHVESYGGPGQYTYP, from the coding sequence ATGATGCAGTGGTCATCTGAGTGGGCAGAGCAACACTATGATGTCTCCTCTACCACATCACCTCCAGTTCACCCTAAGCCCCTCGCATATCCCCAGCCTAGCCGTCCTGGGTTCTCAGGCTACAATGATGACATCAGTGCCCTCAGTGCCTCTAGCTTGCTGAAGCGCTATGCTGAGAGGTATTCCTTTACCTCTGCCATACCAGAGCATGGGACTTTCCTGAGAAGTGAGCAGCACCAAGAGACATGGCCTTTGGGATACAGCATGGAAGGATCCCATGGTTTAGATGCATTTAAGGGGACTTTGGGGACTGGAAGTGATCTTCCAGAACAGCAGTACAGCGGTGGTCCCACATCTCAGGATTACCCTTCGTCTTACACTAGACAACATCTGCTCCCCAAACCACGCTATCTTCCTTCTCCAGCATTTGCTTTGCCATCTGCATACTTGCCCCCCACACCAGGCTATGCTTATCCTCAACAATGCAGTCTGACTGCCAGTTACCCCCATAGCACCCCTTCTCTGCTGCCCTCAGGCTTACACACACCGACTCCTCTGAATCCCACTGTCAGCAGCCACAGTTCGGCTGAACTTCCGCGCAACAGGAAGTTTGGGTTCGACCAACCCAAAACTGCCAGAGTGTCACCGTACATGATCAGGGAAAAGGGTGATCAGCAGACCAGCGATGGTGGAAGTGTCAATGAAAGCTGTGGGACAGACATCCAAAGCTACAGGCCAGAAAGACTTTCCACTCAGTCCGATCTTGAGACAGATTCGGTGGGTAAGACCAGTCATCTACGGCATGTAGAGTCTTATGGAGGTCCAGGACAGTACACATATCCCTAA
- the LOC127446380 gene encoding keratin, type I cytoskeletal 18-like: MSFYAPQASHISYTRSMPVHRAASTYGGAGGQGTRISSVSAMSLRSTPRIGGITSSSAYKVSSAGMGTGAAGGSFRASVGSTGPILGNERGQMQNLNDRLATYLETVRRLEQENGKLEMQIREALEKGGPETRDYSKFNDILDELRRKVFDATVDNARFVLQIDNARLAADDFRVKFENEMAIRQSVEADIAGLKRVIDDTNVGRLNVEGEIEALKEELVFLNKNHENEVGELRNQIAQSGVQVDVDAPKGQDLSQVMEEVRANYEKQALKNTEELKMWHESQMSEVQMQVAQNTEALQGAQMEINDLRRQIQTLEIELASQQSLKASLEGTLRNTELHSNTETEKHNAILMQLEAELTQLRSKITEQGQEYEALLNMKMKLEAEISAYKNLLDGGDFKLLDALDDRE; this comes from the exons ATGAGCTTCTACGCACCTCAGGCCTCTCATATCTCCTACACCCGCTCTATGCCAGTACACCGTGCCGCTAGTACGTATGGTGGGGCAGGTGGACAGGGCACCAGGATCTCCTCTGTCTCTGCCATGTCTCTCCGTTCTACCCCTAGAATTGGGGGCATTACCTCATCTTCTGCCTATAAGGTGAGCTCAGCAGGTATGGGCACTGGTGCTGCCGGGGGGTCCTTCAGGGCAAGTGTGGGCTCTACAGGGCCCATCCTGGGCAATGAGAGAGGCCAGATGCAGAATTTGAATGACCGTTTGGCTACTTATCTGGAGACAGTGCGCAGGCTGGAACAGGAGAATGGCAAACTCGAGATGCAGATCAGAGAGGCCCTGGAGAAAGGCGGACCAGAGACACGCGACTACAGCAAGTTCAACGACATCCTGGATGAGCTGAGGAGAAAG GTGTTTGATGCCACTGTGGACAATGCTCGCTTTGTTCTTCAGATCGACAACGCTCGTCTGGCTGCAGATGACTTCAGAGTCAA GTTTGAGAATGAGATGGCCATTAGGCAGTCTGTGGAAGCAGATATTGCAGGTCTGAAGAGGGTAATTGATGACACCAATGTTGGTCGCCTGAATGTGGAGGGTGAAATTGAGGCCTTGAAAGAAGAGCTTGTCTTCCTCAATAAAAACCATGAAAAT GAAGTTGGAGAGCTGCGAAACCAGATTGCCCAGTCAGGTGTTCAGGTTGATGTTGACGCACCCAAGGGGCAGGATTTGTCTCAAGTGATGGAGGAAGTGAGGGCTAACTATGAAAAACAGGCTCTCAAAAATACAGAGGAACTCAAAATGTGGCATGAATCCCAG ATGTCAGAAGTTCAGATGCAGGTAGCACAGAACACAGAGGCATTACAGGGTGCTCAAATGGAGATAAATGACCTTCGCAGACAGATTCAGACACTAGAAATAGAGCTTGCATCCCAACAAAGCCTG AAAGCATCACTTGAGGGTACACTGCGGAATACAGAGCTACATtcgaatacagagacagagaaGCACAATGCCATCTTAATGCAGCTTGAAGCTGAGCTGACACAGCTGAGGTCAAAGATCACAGAGCAGGGTCAGGAATATGAAGCCTTGCTTAATATGAAGATGAAACTGGAAGCAGAAATCAGTGCTTACAAGAATCTCCTTGATGGAGGAGACTTCAA GCTCTTGGATGCTCTAGATGACAGAGAGTGA